The Novosphingobium kaempferiae genome includes a window with the following:
- a CDS encoding SDR family NAD(P)-dependent oxidoreductase, whose product MPRLFIFGLGYTASVIATLFAARGWEVISTGREGTLSFEDEGSVRLALADADHVLSSVPPGREGRGEPLDPVLERYGDALRGKPLSYLSSTGVYGDAGGAWVDESAPTGTGRRTARAEADAAWLAVGARAYRLPGIYGPGRSMLERVAEGRAHRIDLPDQVFSRVHVEDIAAGVFAGIGAPGGAYNLADDLPCPQNRLVEEACRLTGLPLPPLQTLEQANLSPMARAFYAENRRVANGKARRVLGWRPRYPTYVEGLAALARGEGDHQPG is encoded by the coding sequence ATGCCCCGCCTGTTCATCTTCGGCCTCGGCTACACCGCCAGCGTCATCGCCACGCTGTTCGCGGCGCGCGGGTGGGAGGTGATCTCGACCGGGCGCGAGGGAACACTGTCGTTCGAGGACGAGGGCAGCGTGCGCCTCGCCCTTGCCGATGCGGACCATGTGCTGTCCTCGGTCCCCCCGGGTCGCGAGGGGCGGGGCGAGCCGCTCGATCCGGTGCTGGAACGCTACGGCGACGCGCTACGCGGAAAGCCCCTGTCCTACCTCTCCTCCACCGGCGTCTACGGCGATGCCGGCGGCGCATGGGTGGACGAGAGCGCGCCTACCGGCACCGGTCGCCGCACCGCCCGCGCAGAGGCCGACGCGGCATGGCTGGCAGTGGGCGCGCGGGCCTATCGCCTGCCCGGCATCTACGGCCCCGGCCGCTCGATGCTGGAGCGCGTGGCGGAGGGCCGCGCTCACCGCATCGACCTGCCGGATCAGGTGTTCAGCCGGGTCCATGTCGAGGATATCGCCGCGGGCGTGTTCGCCGGGATCGGCGCGCCGGGCGGGGCCTACAACCTCGCCGACGACCTGCCCTGCCCGCAGAACCGGCTGGTCGAGGAGGCCTGCCGCCTCACCGGGTTGCCGTTGCCGCCGTTGCAGACGCTGGAGCAGGCGAACCTGTCCCCCATGGCGCGGGCGTTCTATGCGGAGAACCGCCGCGTCGCCAACGGCAAGGCCAGGCGCGTGCTCGGCTGGCGGCCGCGCTATCCGACTTACGTGGAAGGGCTAGCCGCGCTTGCGCGTGGCGAGGGCGATCACCAGCCCGGATAG
- a CDS encoding DMT family transporter — protein MSTTVEAPASRTKVIVAFLVVTAIWGSTWLVIKDQVGSVPATWSITYRFLVACAGMFAFALVRRESLRLSRQGMIFALLVGLAQFVCNFQFVYRAEMHLTSGLVAVFYALLMVPNAVLARVFLKQHVGPGFIAGSVVAMGGIALLMIHEYRTAPPEGAILLGLLFTCAGLLSASVANVLQAGPVGRAQPIVPMIAWAMFWGTLVDIGFSLATAGPPVIETRWEYLAGILYLAIAGSVVTFPLYFMLIRELGPGRAAYNGVAVPVVAMALSTLFEGYRWTTLAAGGAVLALSGLVIALATRKRG, from the coding sequence ATGAGCACGACGGTCGAGGCGCCTGCCTCGCGGACGAAAGTGATCGTCGCGTTCCTGGTCGTCACCGCGATCTGGGGGTCGACCTGGCTGGTCATCAAGGATCAGGTTGGCTCGGTCCCGGCGACGTGGTCGATCACCTACCGCTTCCTCGTCGCCTGCGCCGGCATGTTCGCCTTTGCGCTGGTCCGGCGCGAATCGCTGCGGCTGTCGCGGCAGGGCATGATCTTCGCGCTGCTCGTCGGGCTGGCGCAGTTCGTGTGCAACTTCCAGTTCGTCTACCGGGCGGAGATGCACCTGACCTCGGGGCTGGTGGCGGTGTTCTACGCGCTGCTGATGGTGCCGAACGCGGTCCTGGCGCGGGTATTCCTCAAGCAGCATGTCGGGCCGGGCTTCATCGCCGGGTCGGTGGTCGCGATGGGCGGCATCGCGCTGCTGATGATTCACGAATACCGCACCGCTCCGCCCGAAGGCGCGATCCTGCTCGGCCTGCTGTTCACTTGCGCCGGGCTGCTGAGCGCCTCGGTCGCCAACGTGTTGCAGGCGGGGCCGGTGGGCCGCGCGCAGCCGATCGTGCCGATGATCGCCTGGGCCATGTTCTGGGGCACGCTGGTCGACATCGGCTTCAGCCTCGCCACCGCCGGGCCGCCGGTGATCGAGACGCGGTGGGAGTATCTCGCGGGCATCCTCTACCTCGCCATCGCCGGTTCGGTGGTGACGTTCCCGCTCTACTTCATGCTGATCCGCGAGCTTGGCCCGGGCCGCGCGGCCTACAACGGGGTCGCGGTGCCGGTAGTGGCGATGGCGCTCTCGACGCTGTTCGAGGGCTATCGCTGGACCACGCTGGCGGCGGGCGGCGCGGTCCTCGCTCTATCCGGGCTGGTGATCGCCCTCGCCACGCGCAAGCGCGGCTAG
- a CDS encoding cytochrome c1, producing the protein MARILSILVGLFFTVALAWSFGVGFYTWATEPAAKTAEHEFHLHPKELHLASDGIFGKFDKQQLQRGFQIYKEVCSACHSLSHVAFRDLEQLGYSEGQVKAIAAGFQVPGTDPTTGEANMRPGQATDYFPKPFANDIAARAANNNAIPPDLSLITKARHEGPAYVYSLITGYQAQPAELLKEFPDAKTPDGLHFNPYFANLNLAMAPPLTSDGQVEYGPGNPKPTVDQMGKDVAAFLVWTAEPKLEKRNQTGLAVVLFLIFATVLGYMSYRNIWAGKKH; encoded by the coding sequence ATGGCACGCATTCTCTCGATCCTCGTCGGGCTGTTCTTCACGGTCGCGCTCGCGTGGTCCTTCGGTGTAGGCTTCTACACCTGGGCCACCGAACCCGCGGCCAAGACGGCGGAGCACGAGTTCCACCTGCACCCCAAGGAACTGCACCTCGCCAGCGACGGCATCTTCGGCAAGTTCGACAAGCAGCAGCTCCAGCGCGGCTTCCAGATCTACAAGGAAGTCTGCTCGGCCTGCCACTCGCTGAGCCACGTCGCTTTCCGCGATCTGGAGCAGCTGGGTTATTCCGAAGGTCAGGTGAAGGCCATCGCAGCGGGCTTCCAGGTGCCCGGCACCGACCCGACCACGGGTGAGGCGAACATGCGCCCGGGTCAGGCGACGGACTACTTCCCCAAGCCCTTCGCCAACGACATCGCCGCGCGCGCCGCGAACAACAACGCGATCCCGCCCGACCTGTCGCTCATCACCAAGGCGCGTCACGAAGGCCCGGCCTACGTCTACTCGCTGATCACCGGCTATCAGGCGCAGCCTGCGGAACTGCTCAAGGAGTTCCCGGACGCCAAGACCCCGGACGGCCTGCACTTCAACCCGTACTTCGCGAACCTCAACCTCGCGATGGCCCCGCCGCTCACCAGCGACGGTCAGGTCGAGTACGGCCCGGGCAACCCCAAGCCGACCGTCGACCAGATGGGCAAGGACGTCGCTGCGTTCCTCGTCTGGACCGCCGAGCCGAAGCTGGAAAAGCGCAACCAGACCGGCCTCGCCGTGGTGCTCTTCCTGATCTTCGCGACCGTGCTGGGCTACATGTCCTACCGCAACATCTGGGCGGGCAAGAAGCACTGA
- a CDS encoding threonine aldolase family protein codes for MQFNSDNAAAVHPAVWRAMMAADAPDAPYDNDSLSGRLDGVFSDLFGRECAVLWVASGTAANCLALAAMVPPHGAVVCHREAHIEMDEAGAPGFFLHGAKLLLADGQSAKVTPQTLTAVIDPIRDDVHQVQPHAISITQASEYGCVYRPAEVAEIAAFAKARGLGLHMDGARFANAVAHLGCTPAEAAGDVDALSFGFVKNGGMGAEAIVFFDVEAAKAIRYRRKRAGHLQSKGRFMAAQILAMLADDLWLENARAANAAAVAIAAAAPERLLHPVEANEIFLTCTAAEREALRAQGFAFYDWGADAARLVTSWDAKDGHVMALVKALAAL; via the coding sequence ATGCAGTTCAACTCCGACAATGCCGCCGCCGTCCACCCCGCCGTCTGGCGCGCGATGATGGCGGCCGACGCGCCCGATGCGCCTTACGACAACGACTCGCTGAGCGGCCGCCTCGACGGCGTGTTCTCGGACCTGTTCGGGCGCGAGTGCGCGGTGTTGTGGGTGGCGAGCGGGACGGCGGCCAACTGCCTCGCCCTCGCCGCCATGGTGCCGCCGCACGGCGCCGTCGTCTGCCACCGCGAGGCGCATATCGAGATGGACGAAGCGGGCGCGCCCGGCTTCTTCCTCCACGGCGCCAAGCTGCTGCTGGCCGACGGGCAGAGTGCCAAGGTGACGCCGCAGACCCTCACCGCCGTGATCGACCCGATCCGCGACGACGTGCATCAGGTCCAGCCCCACGCAATCTCGATCACGCAGGCGAGCGAATACGGCTGCGTCTACCGCCCCGCCGAAGTCGCCGAAATCGCCGCCTTTGCCAAGGCGCGCGGGCTTGGCCTGCACATGGACGGGGCGCGCTTCGCCAATGCCGTGGCGCACCTTGGCTGCACCCCGGCCGAGGCGGCGGGCGATGTCGATGCGCTGAGCTTTGGCTTCGTCAAGAACGGCGGCATGGGCGCGGAAGCCATCGTCTTCTTCGACGTCGAGGCCGCGAAGGCCATCCGCTATCGGCGCAAGCGGGCGGGGCACCTCCAGTCCAAGGGCCGCTTCATGGCCGCGCAGATCCTCGCCATGCTGGCCGACGACCTGTGGCTGGAGAACGCGCGCGCCGCCAACGCCGCCGCCGTTGCCATCGCCGCCGCCGCGCCCGAGCGCCTGCTCCATCCGGTGGAGGCCAACGAGATCTTCCTCACCTGCACCGCCGCCGAGCGTGAGGCCCTGCGCGCGCAAGGCTTCGCCTTCTACGACTGGGGCGCCGACGCGGCGCGGCTGGTGACGTCGTGGGATGCGAAGGACGGGCACGTCATGGCGCTGGTCAAGGCGCTGGCGGCGCTATGA
- a CDS encoding malonyl-CoA decarboxylase domain-containing protein — MNTQRTPAEAAAPVAAKRRNPLDLLMNSGLGKLLRGIGVAPRRDHADSLMDLADALLSLRGRASGPALASAFFELYEASSIEARQDFLGKVHDLHPADAKAIDKAIAKWNEKRDEASALALNLASKSPSRRLINQLNLAPQGTPRLIGLREDLLAVPKAGTTPGLLALDRDLENAFTAWFNAGFLELRRIGWDSSAQLLERIIRYEAVHQIQGWDDLRRRVEPVDRRCYGFFHPQMRDDPLIFVEVALTPQIPGSIHEIISDHRETIAPSEANCAIFYSISNCQVGLKGIPFGNHLIKRVVGLLKEELPHLKTFATLSPVPGFAKWLAKEQASDAPVPGAQELRRLAARYLVEAKGKGNQPLDPVARFHLGNGARLEAVHANADLSANGQKQAHGVMVNYLYDLADIEANFFALTELGTVATSKAVQALVDEPEGGAKKAGGKKAKDAVAA; from the coding sequence ATGAATACCCAGCGCACTCCTGCCGAAGCCGCCGCTCCGGTCGCGGCGAAGCGGCGCAATCCGCTCGACCTGCTGATGAACTCGGGGCTCGGCAAGCTGCTGCGCGGCATCGGCGTCGCGCCCCGGCGGGACCATGCGGACAGCCTGATGGACCTTGCCGACGCGCTGCTTTCGCTGCGCGGGCGCGCTTCGGGACCGGCGCTCGCCTCGGCGTTCTTCGAGCTTTACGAAGCCAGCAGCATCGAGGCGCGGCAGGACTTTCTCGGCAAGGTGCATGACCTGCACCCCGCCGATGCCAAGGCGATCGACAAGGCCATCGCCAAGTGGAACGAGAAGCGGGACGAGGCTTCCGCGCTGGCGCTGAACCTTGCCAGCAAGTCGCCCAGCCGCCGCCTCATCAACCAGCTCAACCTCGCGCCGCAGGGGACACCGCGCCTGATCGGGCTGCGCGAGGATCTGCTGGCGGTGCCCAAAGCAGGCACCACGCCGGGCCTGCTGGCGCTCGACCGCGATCTGGAGAACGCCTTCACCGCATGGTTCAACGCCGGGTTCCTCGAACTGCGGCGGATCGGCTGGGACAGCTCGGCGCAACTGCTGGAGCGGATCATCCGCTACGAGGCGGTCCACCAGATCCAGGGCTGGGATGACCTTCGCCGCCGCGTCGAGCCGGTAGACCGGCGGTGCTACGGCTTCTTCCACCCGCAGATGCGTGACGATCCGCTGATCTTCGTCGAAGTCGCGCTGACACCGCAGATTCCCGGCTCGATCCACGAGATCATTTCCGACCATCGCGAGACGATCGCGCCCAGCGAGGCGAATTGCGCGATCTTCTATTCGATCTCGAACTGTCAGGTGGGCCTCAAGGGCATTCCCTTCGGCAACCACCTCATCAAGCGTGTCGTCGGCCTGCTGAAGGAGGAACTGCCGCACCTCAAGACTTTCGCCACGCTCTCTCCGGTGCCGGGCTTTGCGAAGTGGCTGGCGAAGGAGCAGGCGAGCGATGCCCCGGTGCCCGGCGCGCAGGAACTGCGGCGGCTGGCAGCCCGCTATCTGGTGGAGGCCAAGGGCAAGGGCAACCAGCCGCTCGACCCCGTGGCGCGCTTCCACCTCGGCAACGGCGCGCGGCTGGAGGCGGTCCACGCCAATGCCGACCTGTCCGCCAACGGGCAGAAGCAGGCGCACGGCGTCATGGTGAACTACCTCTACGACCTCGCCGACATTGAGGCGAACTTCTTCGCGCTGACCGAACTGGGCACCGTGGCGACATCCAAGGCCGTGCAGGCGCTGGTGGACGAGCCCGAGGGCGGGGCGAAGAAGGCGGGTGGGAAGAAGGCCAAGGATGCCGTGGCGGCGTAG
- the pepN gene encoding aminopeptidase N has product MDIASRPSEPVENTQIADAAPAPISPPVIRREDYLAPAWLVPEVALDFRLGVDATHVTATLSVTRNPAGNGATTLRLNGDQIAPLAVRVDGREANDWRLDGADLLVELTGDAHAVEIETALNPGANSQLMGLYASNGMLCTQCEAEGFRRITFFPDRPDVLSTYTVRMSGEKAKFPILLANGNCTDQGEGEGGTHWAEWHDPWPKPSYLFALVAGDLIANHATFETMGGRKVDLNIWVRPGDEDRTQHAMDSLINSMKWDEEAFGREYDLDLFNIVAVSDFNMGAMENKGLNVFNTRYVLADPETATDGDYDAVEGVIGHEYFHNWSGNRVTCRDWFQLSLKEGFTVLRDQLFSSAMGSEAVKRIEDVRVLRVAQFPEDSGPLAHPIRPDSYQEISNFYTATIYNKGAEVIRMMRTMAGLEKFRKGTDLYFDRHDGEAATCEDFVRAIEDGTGLDLTQFRLWYSQAGTPQVAVELALNGTKAVLKLTQTVPATPGQPEKQAMPIPLRIALFDRDTGEHSGEQLIVLDKDTDTFTFDGFARMPVLSINRGFSAPVAIDFARDNADPVFLAAHDDDPFARYEAMQGLVVQHLVAAVSGTLDDAARAEGRAAIVQAFGAVIADPALDDLMRGELMILPAESYLAEQLAISDPGAIHAEREALKRWLGTELAAPLKALHDRAVAVPYSREAAARGARKIKTQALVLIAAGDPVEGASRAFTQYQAADNMTDRQGALMVLANLDAPEREMALADFHLRYEGNALVIDKWFSLQAGALNPRVLEQIAALSKHADFTMTNPNRVRALYMAAAVNPTAFHHESGEGYRMIGDLIRRLDPINAQTAARFVPSLGRWRRIEPVRAAMMRAELERIAAMPDLSRDVREQVSKSLG; this is encoded by the coding sequence ATGGACATCGCCAGCAGACCCTCCGAGCCCGTCGAGAACACCCAGATCGCCGATGCCGCCCCGGCGCCGATCTCCCCGCCGGTCATCCGGCGCGAGGATTACCTGGCTCCGGCCTGGCTGGTGCCCGAAGTGGCGCTGGACTTCCGCCTCGGCGTGGATGCCACGCATGTCACCGCGACCCTCTCCGTCACCCGCAACCCCGCCGGAAACGGCGCGACCACGCTGCGTCTCAACGGCGACCAGATCGCCCCGCTCGCGGTGCGGGTGGACGGGCGCGAGGCGAACGACTGGCGGCTCGACGGCGCGGACCTGCTCGTCGAATTGACCGGCGACGCGCATGCGGTGGAGATCGAGACCGCGCTCAATCCCGGCGCGAACAGCCAGCTCATGGGCCTCTACGCCTCGAACGGGATGCTCTGTACGCAGTGCGAGGCCGAGGGTTTCCGCCGCATCACCTTCTTCCCGGACCGTCCCGACGTGCTCTCCACCTACACGGTGCGGATGAGCGGCGAGAAGGCGAAGTTTCCGATCCTGCTCGCCAATGGCAACTGCACCGATCAGGGCGAGGGCGAGGGCGGCACGCACTGGGCCGAATGGCACGATCCCTGGCCCAAGCCGAGCTACCTCTTCGCGCTGGTGGCGGGTGACCTCATCGCCAACCACGCCACGTTCGAGACGATGGGCGGGCGCAAGGTCGACCTTAACATCTGGGTCCGCCCGGGGGACGAGGACCGCACCCAGCACGCCATGGATTCCCTCATCAATTCAATGAAGTGGGACGAGGAAGCGTTCGGGCGAGAGTACGATCTCGACCTGTTCAACATCGTCGCCGTGTCCGATTTCAACATGGGCGCGATGGAGAACAAGGGGCTCAACGTCTTCAACACCCGTTACGTCCTCGCTGATCCGGAGACGGCGACCGACGGCGATTACGACGCGGTCGAGGGGGTGATCGGGCACGAATACTTCCACAACTGGTCGGGCAACCGCGTGACCTGCCGCGACTGGTTCCAGCTCAGCCTCAAGGAAGGCTTCACCGTGCTGCGCGACCAGCTGTTCAGCTCGGCGATGGGCAGCGAGGCGGTCAAGCGGATCGAGGACGTGCGCGTCCTGCGCGTCGCCCAGTTCCCCGAGGATTCGGGGCCGCTGGCGCACCCGATCCGTCCCGATTCCTATCAGGAAATCAGCAACTTCTACACCGCGACGATCTACAACAAGGGCGCCGAGGTGATCCGCATGATGCGCACCATGGCGGGCCTTGAGAAGTTCCGGAAAGGCACCGATCTCTACTTCGACCGGCATGACGGAGAGGCCGCGACCTGCGAGGATTTCGTCCGCGCGATCGAGGACGGCACCGGGCTGGATCTCACGCAATTCCGCCTCTGGTACTCGCAGGCCGGCACCCCGCAGGTCGCCGTCGAGCTTGCACTGAACGGCACCAAGGCGGTGCTGAAGCTCACCCAGACGGTCCCGGCGACGCCCGGCCAGCCCGAGAAGCAGGCGATGCCGATCCCCTTGCGCATCGCCCTGTTCGACCGCGACACCGGCGAGCATTCCGGCGAGCAGCTCATCGTGCTCGACAAGGACACCGACACCTTCACCTTCGACGGTTTCGCCAGGATGCCGGTACTCTCGATCAATCGCGGCTTCTCCGCCCCGGTGGCGATCGACTTCGCGCGCGACAACGCCGACCCCGTGTTCCTCGCCGCGCATGACGACGATCCGTTCGCGCGCTACGAGGCGATGCAGGGCCTCGTCGTCCAGCACCTCGTCGCCGCCGTGTCCGGCACGCTCGACGATGCCGCGCGGGCCGAGGGGCGCGCCGCCATCGTGCAGGCGTTCGGCGCGGTGATCGCCGACCCGGCGCTCGACGACCTGATGCGCGGCGAGCTGATGATCCTGCCCGCCGAGAGCTACCTTGCCGAGCAGCTCGCCATCTCCGACCCCGGCGCCATCCATGCCGAGCGCGAGGCGCTCAAGCGCTGGCTGGGCACCGAACTGGCCGCGCCGCTGAAAGCCCTGCACGACCGCGCCGTCGCCGTGCCCTACTCGCGCGAGGCCGCAGCGCGCGGCGCCCGCAAGATCAAGACGCAGGCGCTCGTCCTCATCGCCGCGGGCGATCCGGTGGAGGGCGCAAGCCGCGCCTTCACGCAGTACCAGGCGGCGGACAACATGACCGACCGCCAGGGCGCGCTGATGGTCCTCGCCAACCTCGATGCGCCCGAGCGCGAGATGGCGCTGGCGGACTTCCACCTGCGCTACGAAGGCAATGCGCTGGTCATCGACAAGTGGTTCTCGCTGCAGGCGGGGGCGCTCAATCCCAGGGTGCTGGAGCAGATCGCCGCGCTGTCGAAGCACGCCGACTTCACCATGACCAACCCCAACCGCGTGCGCGCGCTCTACATGGCGGCGGCGGTGAACCCGACCGCGTTCCATCACGAGAGCGGCGAGGGCTACCGCATGATCGGCGACCTGATCCGTCGCCTCGACCCGATCAACGCGCAGACGGCGGCGCGCTTCGTGCCCTCGCTCGGCCGCTGGCGACGGATCGAGCCGGTCCGCGCGGCGATGATGCGCGCCGAACTGGAACGGATCGCCGCGATGCCCGACCTTTCGCGCGACGTGCGCGAACAGGTGTCGAAGTCCCTTGGCTGA
- the pgeF gene encoding peptidoglycan editing factor PgeF, producing MADLVPEAATESVEVNRATLLDGLPHGFLGRRGGLSEGEVAGLNVGRGSGDDLDLVERNREIAAAAVLPGARLITVYQVHSADCVTLGEEAWSEGAKVDQRPKADAIVTNRPGVVLGILTADCAPVLFADREAGVIGAAHAGWRGAIGGVTDSTIAAMEALGARRESIVAAVGPCIAQESYEVDAAFRDRFVTDDLPNMRFFAEGRPDHFQFDLEGYVLCRLRAAGIGRVEGLRLDTYTDAERFYSFRRATHRGELSYGRQISLVGLG from the coding sequence TTGGCTGACCTGGTGCCGGAAGCAGCCACGGAATCGGTCGAGGTCAACCGCGCCACTCTGCTCGACGGCCTGCCGCACGGCTTTCTCGGTCGTCGCGGCGGCCTGAGTGAAGGCGAGGTCGCGGGCCTCAACGTCGGGCGCGGTTCGGGCGACGACCTCGACCTCGTCGAGCGCAACCGCGAGATCGCCGCTGCGGCGGTGCTCCCCGGCGCGCGGCTGATCACGGTCTATCAGGTCCACTCCGCCGACTGCGTGACGCTGGGCGAGGAGGCGTGGTCGGAGGGAGCCAAAGTCGACCAGCGCCCCAAGGCCGACGCCATCGTCACCAACCGGCCCGGCGTGGTCCTCGGCATCCTCACCGCCGACTGCGCGCCGGTGCTGTTCGCCGACCGCGAAGCCGGGGTGATCGGCGCAGCCCACGCCGGCTGGCGCGGCGCGATCGGCGGCGTCACCGATTCGACCATCGCCGCGATGGAGGCGCTCGGTGCCCGCCGGGAAAGCATCGTCGCGGCGGTAGGTCCGTGCATCGCGCAGGAATCCTACGAAGTGGACGCGGCCTTCCGCGACCGTTTCGTCACCGACGACCTGCCCAACATGCGCTTCTTCGCCGAAGGGCGGCCGGATCACTTCCAGTTCGACCTCGAAGGCTACGTCCTGTGCCGCCTGCGCGCCGCCGGAATCGGCAGGGTCGAGGGCCTGCGCCTCGATACTTACACCGATGCGGAGCGATTCTACTCCTTCCGCCGCGCCACACACCGCGGCGAACTGTCCTACGGCCGCCAGATCTCGCTGGTCGGACTGGGGTGA
- a CDS encoding cytochrome b translates to MSFPWAKHYTPAHPFMKWMDDRLPIPRLVYNAVGGGYEVPRNLNYFWNFGFLAGLCLVLQIVTGIVMAMHYAANTAVAFDTIEMTVRDVNWGWLMRYAHANGASAFFVVIYIHIFRGFYFGSYKAPREMVWLLGVVIFLLMMATAFMGYVLPWGQMSFWGAKVITGLFGAIPFVGEPLQQWLLGGFAPDNAALNRFFSLHYLLPFVILGVVILHIWALHIPGSSNPTGVEVKSSSDTVPFYPYYVAKDGWAIGVFAILFSIAVFYFPNALGHPDNYIPANPMSTPAHIVPEWYFWPFYAILRAFTQDFFFIPAKLMGVLAMFGAILVWFFLPWLDKSPVRSGTYRPLYKKFFWVLVADMLVLFYCGGAPAEEPYVMFSQLAALYYFAHFLIIVPIVSSIEKPLPLPYSITESVLGKDDEAQLDVSAAPASAV, encoded by the coding sequence ATGAGCTTTCCCTGGGCAAAGCACTATACCCCCGCGCATCCCTTCATGAAGTGGATGGACGACCGGCTGCCTATCCCGCGCCTCGTCTACAACGCGGTCGGCGGCGGCTACGAAGTCCCGCGCAACCTGAACTATTTCTGGAACTTCGGTTTCCTCGCGGGGCTGTGCCTCGTGCTGCAGATCGTCACCGGCATCGTCATGGCCATGCACTACGCGGCCAACACCGCCGTGGCCTTCGACACGATCGAGATGACCGTGCGCGACGTGAACTGGGGCTGGCTGATGCGCTATGCGCACGCCAACGGCGCCTCGGCCTTCTTCGTCGTCATCTACATCCACATCTTCCGCGGTTTCTACTTCGGCTCCTACAAGGCCCCGCGCGAGATGGTGTGGCTGCTGGGCGTCGTGATCTTCCTGCTCATGATGGCCACCGCCTTCATGGGCTACGTGCTGCCCTGGGGCCAGATGAGCTTCTGGGGCGCCAAGGTCATCACCGGCCTGTTCGGCGCGATCCCCTTCGTGGGCGAGCCGCTGCAGCAGTGGCTGCTCGGCGGCTTCGCGCCCGATAACGCCGCGCTGAACCGCTTCTTCTCGCTGCACTACCTGCTGCCCTTCGTGATCCTGGGCGTGGTGATCCTGCACATCTGGGCGCTGCACATCCCCGGCTCGTCGAACCCGACCGGCGTGGAAGTGAAGTCCAGCTCGGACACGGTGCCGTTCTACCCGTACTACGTCGCCAAGGACGGCTGGGCGATCGGCGTCTTCGCGATCCTGTTCTCGATCGCGGTGTTCTATTTCCCGAACGCGCTCGGCCACCCGGACAACTACATTCCGGCGAACCCGATGAGCACGCCCGCGCACATCGTTCCCGAATGGTACTTCTGGCCGTTCTACGCGATCCTTCGCGCCTTCACGCAGGACTTCTTCTTCATCCCGGCCAAGCTGATGGGCGTGCTCGCCATGTTCGGCGCGATCCTGGTGTGGTTCTTCCTGCCCTGGCTCGACAAGTCGCCGGTGCGCTCGGGCACCTATCGCCCGCTGTACAAGAAGTTCTTCTGGGTGCTCGTGGCTGACATGCTCGTGCTGTTCTACTGCGGCGGTGCGCCGGCGGAAGAGCCCTACGTGATGTTCAGCCAGCTGGCGGCGCTCTACTACTTCGCGCACTTCCTCATCATCGTGCCGATCGTCTCCTCGATCGAGAAGCCGCTGCCGCTGCCCTATTCCATCACGGAATCGGTGCTCGGCAAGGATGACGAAGCCCAGCTCGACGTGTCCGCCGCCCCGGCTTCGGCCGTCTGA
- the petA gene encoding ubiquinol-cytochrome c reductase iron-sulfur subunit: protein MAETEGVRRRDFINIAAVSAAGVAGVGIVIPLVSQMSASADVLAASSTEIDISAIQPGQAIKAIFRKQPVFVRNLTPKEIAEANAVDPSSLRDPQTLEERTKEGKENWLITMGVCTHLGCVPLGAGEGEVKGEFGGYFCPCHGSSYDTAARIRKGPAPKNLEVPEYAFSSDTVVKIG from the coding sequence ATGGCAGAAACAGAGGGCGTAAGGCGGCGCGATTTCATCAACATTGCCGCAGTCAGCGCCGCGGGTGTCGCTGGCGTCGGGATCGTCATCCCGCTCGTGAGCCAGATGTCGGCTTCGGCGGACGTTCTGGCGGCTTCCTCGACTGAAATCGACATCTCCGCGATCCAGCCCGGCCAGGCCATCAAGGCGATCTTCCGCAAGCAGCCCGTCTTCGTGCGCAACCTGACGCCGAAGGAAATCGCGGAAGCGAACGCGGTCGATCCCTCGTCGCTGCGCGATCCCCAGACGCTGGAGGAGCGCACGAAGGAGGGCAAGGAGAACTGGCTCATCACCATGGGCGTCTGCACCCACCTCGGCTGCGTGCCGCTGGGCGCGGGCGAGGGCGAGGTGAAGGGCGAATTCGGCGGCTACTTCTGCCCCTGCCACGGCTCGTCCTACGACACCGCAGCGCGTATCCGTAAGGGCCCCGCGCCCAAGAACCTCGAGGTTCCGGAGTACGCGTTCAGCTCCGACACCGTCGTCAAGATCGGCTGA
- a CDS encoding adenine phosphoribosyltransferase — protein sequence MTVEDLRQLVRTIPDFPKPGILFRDVTTLIGDGPGFAAAVGHMVERAEAAGAEVIAGVEARGFIFGAAMAARMGLPFVPVRKPGKLPVPVLAIDYALEYGTDTLEVDPGAVPDGAWVVLVDDLIATGGTALAAVELLRRAGGEVVHSLFAIDLPELGGAQRLRDAGVPADALLAYEGH from the coding sequence GTGACCGTCGAAGACCTGCGCCAGCTGGTGCGCACGATCCCCGACTTCCCCAAGCCCGGAATCCTGTTCCGCGACGTGACCACGCTGATCGGCGACGGTCCCGGCTTCGCGGCGGCAGTGGGCCACATGGTCGAGCGTGCCGAGGCTGCGGGCGCCGAGGTCATCGCGGGCGTCGAGGCGCGCGGCTTCATCTTCGGCGCGGCCATGGCGGCGCGCATGGGGCTTCCCTTCGTACCCGTGCGCAAGCCCGGCAAGCTGCCGGTGCCGGTGCTCGCCATCGACTATGCGCTGGAATACGGCACCGACACGCTGGAGGTCGATCCCGGCGCGGTCCCCGACGGCGCGTGGGTGGTGCTGGTGGACGACCTCATCGCCACCGGCGGCACCGCGCTGGCGGCGGTGGAACTGCTGCGGCGGGCCGGGGGCGAGGTGGTGCACTCGCTCTTCGCCATCGACCTGCCGGAGTTGGGGGGGGCCCAGCGCCTGCGCGATGCGGGCGTGCCTGCGGATGCGCTGCTGGCTTACGAGGGGCATTGA